From one Phycodurus eques isolate BA_2022a chromosome 19, UOR_Pequ_1.1, whole genome shotgun sequence genomic stretch:
- the nfe2l1b gene encoding endoplasmic reticulum membrane sensor NFE2L1b isoform X1: protein MLYLKKYFTEGLIQFTILLSLIGVQVDVDTYLSGQLPPLREIILGPSSAYTPAQFHNLRNTLDGYGIHPKSVDLDQFFATRRLLNRVRQLDRLFVPSPELDTWLVHRDAESGQAGGASIALDNGGALEDVNDLDAAPAMRGTGGGEGSPPETTYNLNVADGSLGAVASDGDQRQDDNDDLSKEDIDLIDILWRQDIDLGAGREVFNYSSRQKDTEEDKLCPAQESKDTNEEQQRESWRNGVNLQTLRSVDIETGESIPQQQPAEGSQTSLSLQECLRLLEATFPFGEDPEFPAPSVEPEVAATGAEAPSTSQGLVPQLDLEQQWQDIMAIMELQAMDMNNSDAGCGVDISRMLASDFGLVPPVEPIHQDVSLHQASLAGCSQEFPPVFPPQLDSASVVRSSSSNSSHVNATFGTTNLTGLFLPPLLNATSANVTAMPIPVDPFGGLLEESMLDEISLLDLAMEEGFSHAQASQLRDELDSDSGLSLDSSRSPASPSSSETSSSSSSSTSATFSEEGAVGYSTATSDSEEGAVGGYQPEYSKLCRMSFQDNFHGLPQLGGINHNHTYNLPLGPPFTEHPELPKKQNPKNAKLPPPSSELLDKHSSRDERRARSMKIPFSNDKIVNLPVEEFNELLAKHQLSEAQLALVRDIRRRGKNKMAAQNCRKRKLDTIINLEEGVHQLRRDKARLLKEKMEFLRSIRQMKQKMQSLCQEVFAQVRDEQGRPYPPSRYSLQYAADGSVLVVPRAEQNRPRPDKKPKDKKK, encoded by the exons ATGCTTTACCTGAAAAAGTACTTCACAGAGGGCCTGATTCAGTTCACCATCCTTCTGAGTCTGATCGGGGTGCAGGTGGACGTGGACACCTACCTGAGCGGCCAGCTGCCCCCCCTGAGGGAGATCATCCTGGGCCCCAGCTCAGCCTACACGCCCGCTCAGTTCCACAACCTGCGCAACACCCTGGACGGCTATGGCATTCACCCCAAGAGTGTGGACCTGGACCAGTTCTTCGCCACCCGCCGCCTGCTGAATCGGGTGCGCCAGCTGGATCGCCTCTTCGTGCCCAGCCCTGAGCTCGATACCTGGCTGGTGCACCGCGACGCCGAGAGCGGTCAGGCGGGGGGCGCCAGCATCGCCCTGGACAATGGGGGCGCCCTCGAGGACGTGAACGACCTCGACGCTGCCCCGGCCATGAGGGGGACCGGAGGAGGCGAAGGGAGTCCGCCCGAGACCACCTACAACCTCAACGTAGCCGACGGCAGCCTTGGTGCGGTGGCATCCGATGGCGACCAGCGGCAGGACGACAACGACGACCTCAGCAAAGAG GACATCGACCTGATTGACATCCTGTGGCGGCAGGACATCGACCTGGGCGCGGGCAGGGAGGTGTTTAACTACAGCAGCCGGCAGAAGGACACCGAAGAGGACAAGCTTTGCCCGGCCCAGGAGAGCAAGGACACCAACGAGGAGCAGCAGCGAGAAAGCTGGAGGAACGGCGTCAACCTCCAGACGCTTCGCTCTGTGGACATTGAGACAGGAGAGAGCATTCCACAGCAG CAGCCTGCCGAAGGCTCACAGACCTCCCTGTCTCTGCAGGAGTGCTTGAGGCTGCTGGAGGCCACATTCCCATTCGGAGAAGATCCAGAG TTTCCCGCCCCATCTGTGGAACCCGAAGTGGCAGCCACCGGTGCAGAAGCTCCGTCCACGTCACAGGGCCTGGTGCCTCAGCTGGACCTGGAGCAGCAGTGGCAGGACATCATGGCCATCATGGAGCTGCAA GCCATGGATATGAACAACAGCGACGCAGGGTGCGGCGTTGACATTAGCAGGATGTTGGCATCCGACTTCGGACTGGTCCCGCCCGTGGAACCGATCCACCAGGATGTAAGCCTCCACCAGGCTTCGCTGGCCGGCTGCAGCCAGGAGTTCCCTCCAGTTTTTCCCCCTCAACTGGACTCGGCCAGCGTTGTGCGATCGTCCTCCAGCAACTCCAGCCACGTCAACGCCACCTTTGGGACCACCAATCTCACTGGACTCTTTCTGCCCCCCCTTCTCAACGCCACCAGTGCTAATGTCACCGCCATGCCCATCCCAGTGGACCCGTTTGGCGGGCTTCTGGAGGAATCCATGCTGGACGAGATCAGCCTCCTGGACCTGGCCATGGAGGAGGGCTTCAGTCATGCTCAGGCCTCGCAGCTGCGGGACGAGCTGGACTCGGACTCAGGCCTATCCCTGGACTCCAGTCGTAGTCCGGCGTCCCCCAGCAGCTCGGAGacgtcctcctcctcatcctcgtcCACCTCCGCCACCTTCTCAGAGGAGGGCGCCGTTGGCTACAGCACCGCCACGTCCGACTCGGAAGAAGGAGCTGTGGGCGGATACCAGCCGGAATACAGCAAGCTGTGCCGCATGAGCTTCCAG GACAACTTCCACGGCCTCCCTCAGCTGGGAGGAAtcaaccacaaccacacctaCAACCTACCGCTTGGACCCCCCTTTACAGAGCACCCGGAGCTCCCCAAGAAGCAGAACCCCAAGAACGCCAAACTTCCTCCTCCTTCATCCGAGCTCCTGGACAAGCACTCGAGccgggacgagcggcgagcccGCTCCATGAAGATCCCGTTCTCCAACGACAAGATTGTCAACCTTCCTGTGGAGGAGTTCAACGAGCTCCTGGCCAAGCACCAGCTGAGCGAGGCCCAGTTAGCTTTGGTCCGAGACATCCGCCGGCGTGGCAAGAACAAAATGGCGGCGCAGAACTGCCGCAAACGCAAGCTGGACACCATCATCAACCTGGAGGAAGGCGTACACCAGCTAAGGCGTGACAAAGCCAGGCTACTCAAGGAGAAGATGGAGTTCCTGCGCTCTATCCGGCAAATGAAGCAGAAAATGCAGAGTCTGTGCCAGGAGGTTTTCGCCCAGGTCCGGGATGAGCAGGGCCGGCCCTACCCGCCCAGTCGGTACTCTCTCCAGTACGCCGCAGATGGGAGCGTTCTGGTGGTACCACGCGCTGAGCAGAACCGGCCCAGGCCGGACAAGAAGCCCAAGGACAAGAAGAAGTGA
- the nfe2l1b gene encoding endoplasmic reticulum membrane sensor NFE2L1b isoform X3, translating into MLYLKKYFTEGLIQFTILLSLIGVQVDVDTYLSGQLPPLREIILGPSSAYTPAQFHNLRNTLDGYGIHPKSVDLDQFFATRRLLNRVRQLDRLFVPSPELDTWLVHRDAESGQAGGASIALDNGGALEDVNDLDAAPAMRGTGGGEGSPPETTYNLNVADGSLGAVASDGDQRQDDNDDLSKEDIDLIDILWRQDIDLGAGREVFNYSSRQKDTEEDKLCPAQESKDTNEEQQRESWRNGVNLQTLRSVDIETGESIPQQECLRLLEATFPFGEDPEFPAPSVEPEVAATGAEAPSTSQGLVPQLDLEQQWQDIMAIMELQAMDMNNSDAGCGVDISRMLASDFGLVPPVEPIHQDVSLHQASLAGCSQEFPPVFPPQLDSASVVRSSSSNSSHVNATFGTTNLTGLFLPPLLNATSANVTAMPIPVDPFGGLLEESMLDEISLLDLAMEEGFSHAQASQLRDELDSDSGLSLDSSRSPASPSSSETSSSSSSSTSATFSEEGAVGYSTATSDSEEGAVGGYQPEYSKLCRMSFQDNFHGLPQLGGINHNHTYNLPLGPPFTEHPELPKKQNPKNAKLPPPSSELLDKHSSRDERRARSMKIPFSNDKIVNLPVEEFNELLAKHQLSEAQLALVRDIRRRGKNKMAAQNCRKRKLDTIINLEEGVHQLRRDKARLLKEKMEFLRSIRQMKQKMQSLCQEVFAQVRDEQGRPYPPSRYSLQYAADGSVLVVPRAEQNRPRPDKKPKDKKK; encoded by the exons ATGCTTTACCTGAAAAAGTACTTCACAGAGGGCCTGATTCAGTTCACCATCCTTCTGAGTCTGATCGGGGTGCAGGTGGACGTGGACACCTACCTGAGCGGCCAGCTGCCCCCCCTGAGGGAGATCATCCTGGGCCCCAGCTCAGCCTACACGCCCGCTCAGTTCCACAACCTGCGCAACACCCTGGACGGCTATGGCATTCACCCCAAGAGTGTGGACCTGGACCAGTTCTTCGCCACCCGCCGCCTGCTGAATCGGGTGCGCCAGCTGGATCGCCTCTTCGTGCCCAGCCCTGAGCTCGATACCTGGCTGGTGCACCGCGACGCCGAGAGCGGTCAGGCGGGGGGCGCCAGCATCGCCCTGGACAATGGGGGCGCCCTCGAGGACGTGAACGACCTCGACGCTGCCCCGGCCATGAGGGGGACCGGAGGAGGCGAAGGGAGTCCGCCCGAGACCACCTACAACCTCAACGTAGCCGACGGCAGCCTTGGTGCGGTGGCATCCGATGGCGACCAGCGGCAGGACGACAACGACGACCTCAGCAAAGAG GACATCGACCTGATTGACATCCTGTGGCGGCAGGACATCGACCTGGGCGCGGGCAGGGAGGTGTTTAACTACAGCAGCCGGCAGAAGGACACCGAAGAGGACAAGCTTTGCCCGGCCCAGGAGAGCAAGGACACCAACGAGGAGCAGCAGCGAGAAAGCTGGAGGAACGGCGTCAACCTCCAGACGCTTCGCTCTGTGGACATTGAGACAGGAGAGAGCATTCCACAGCAG GAGTGCTTGAGGCTGCTGGAGGCCACATTCCCATTCGGAGAAGATCCAGAG TTTCCCGCCCCATCTGTGGAACCCGAAGTGGCAGCCACCGGTGCAGAAGCTCCGTCCACGTCACAGGGCCTGGTGCCTCAGCTGGACCTGGAGCAGCAGTGGCAGGACATCATGGCCATCATGGAGCTGCAA GCCATGGATATGAACAACAGCGACGCAGGGTGCGGCGTTGACATTAGCAGGATGTTGGCATCCGACTTCGGACTGGTCCCGCCCGTGGAACCGATCCACCAGGATGTAAGCCTCCACCAGGCTTCGCTGGCCGGCTGCAGCCAGGAGTTCCCTCCAGTTTTTCCCCCTCAACTGGACTCGGCCAGCGTTGTGCGATCGTCCTCCAGCAACTCCAGCCACGTCAACGCCACCTTTGGGACCACCAATCTCACTGGACTCTTTCTGCCCCCCCTTCTCAACGCCACCAGTGCTAATGTCACCGCCATGCCCATCCCAGTGGACCCGTTTGGCGGGCTTCTGGAGGAATCCATGCTGGACGAGATCAGCCTCCTGGACCTGGCCATGGAGGAGGGCTTCAGTCATGCTCAGGCCTCGCAGCTGCGGGACGAGCTGGACTCGGACTCAGGCCTATCCCTGGACTCCAGTCGTAGTCCGGCGTCCCCCAGCAGCTCGGAGacgtcctcctcctcatcctcgtcCACCTCCGCCACCTTCTCAGAGGAGGGCGCCGTTGGCTACAGCACCGCCACGTCCGACTCGGAAGAAGGAGCTGTGGGCGGATACCAGCCGGAATACAGCAAGCTGTGCCGCATGAGCTTCCAG GACAACTTCCACGGCCTCCCTCAGCTGGGAGGAAtcaaccacaaccacacctaCAACCTACCGCTTGGACCCCCCTTTACAGAGCACCCGGAGCTCCCCAAGAAGCAGAACCCCAAGAACGCCAAACTTCCTCCTCCTTCATCCGAGCTCCTGGACAAGCACTCGAGccgggacgagcggcgagcccGCTCCATGAAGATCCCGTTCTCCAACGACAAGATTGTCAACCTTCCTGTGGAGGAGTTCAACGAGCTCCTGGCCAAGCACCAGCTGAGCGAGGCCCAGTTAGCTTTGGTCCGAGACATCCGCCGGCGTGGCAAGAACAAAATGGCGGCGCAGAACTGCCGCAAACGCAAGCTGGACACCATCATCAACCTGGAGGAAGGCGTACACCAGCTAAGGCGTGACAAAGCCAGGCTACTCAAGGAGAAGATGGAGTTCCTGCGCTCTATCCGGCAAATGAAGCAGAAAATGCAGAGTCTGTGCCAGGAGGTTTTCGCCCAGGTCCGGGATGAGCAGGGCCGGCCCTACCCGCCCAGTCGGTACTCTCTCCAGTACGCCGCAGATGGGAGCGTTCTGGTGGTACCACGCGCTGAGCAGAACCGGCCCAGGCCGGACAAGAAGCCCAAGGACAAGAAGAAGTGA
- the nfe2l1b gene encoding endoplasmic reticulum membrane sensor NFE2L1b isoform X2: MLYLKKYFTEGLIQFTILLSLIGVQVDVDTYLSGQLPPLREIILGPSSAYTPAQFHNLRNTLDGYGIHPKSVDLDQFFATRRLLNRVRQLDRLFVPSPELDTWLVHRDAESGQAGGASIALDNGGALEDVNDLDAAPAMRGTGGGEGSPPETTYNLNVADGSLGAVASDGDQRQDDNDDLSKEDIDLGAGREVFNYSSRQKDTEEDKLCPAQESKDTNEEQQRESWRNGVNLQTLRSVDIETGESIPQQQPAEGSQTSLSLQECLRLLEATFPFGEDPEFPAPSVEPEVAATGAEAPSTSQGLVPQLDLEQQWQDIMAIMELQAMDMNNSDAGCGVDISRMLASDFGLVPPVEPIHQDVSLHQASLAGCSQEFPPVFPPQLDSASVVRSSSSNSSHVNATFGTTNLTGLFLPPLLNATSANVTAMPIPVDPFGGLLEESMLDEISLLDLAMEEGFSHAQASQLRDELDSDSGLSLDSSRSPASPSSSETSSSSSSSTSATFSEEGAVGYSTATSDSEEGAVGGYQPEYSKLCRMSFQDNFHGLPQLGGINHNHTYNLPLGPPFTEHPELPKKQNPKNAKLPPPSSELLDKHSSRDERRARSMKIPFSNDKIVNLPVEEFNELLAKHQLSEAQLALVRDIRRRGKNKMAAQNCRKRKLDTIINLEEGVHQLRRDKARLLKEKMEFLRSIRQMKQKMQSLCQEVFAQVRDEQGRPYPPSRYSLQYAADGSVLVVPRAEQNRPRPDKKPKDKKK; the protein is encoded by the exons ATGCTTTACCTGAAAAAGTACTTCACAGAGGGCCTGATTCAGTTCACCATCCTTCTGAGTCTGATCGGGGTGCAGGTGGACGTGGACACCTACCTGAGCGGCCAGCTGCCCCCCCTGAGGGAGATCATCCTGGGCCCCAGCTCAGCCTACACGCCCGCTCAGTTCCACAACCTGCGCAACACCCTGGACGGCTATGGCATTCACCCCAAGAGTGTGGACCTGGACCAGTTCTTCGCCACCCGCCGCCTGCTGAATCGGGTGCGCCAGCTGGATCGCCTCTTCGTGCCCAGCCCTGAGCTCGATACCTGGCTGGTGCACCGCGACGCCGAGAGCGGTCAGGCGGGGGGCGCCAGCATCGCCCTGGACAATGGGGGCGCCCTCGAGGACGTGAACGACCTCGACGCTGCCCCGGCCATGAGGGGGACCGGAGGAGGCGAAGGGAGTCCGCCCGAGACCACCTACAACCTCAACGTAGCCGACGGCAGCCTTGGTGCGGTGGCATCCGATGGCGACCAGCGGCAGGACGACAACGACGACCTCAGCAAAGAG GACATCGACCTGGGCGCGGGCAGGGAGGTGTTTAACTACAGCAGCCGGCAGAAGGACACCGAAGAGGACAAGCTTTGCCCGGCCCAGGAGAGCAAGGACACCAACGAGGAGCAGCAGCGAGAAAGCTGGAGGAACGGCGTCAACCTCCAGACGCTTCGCTCTGTGGACATTGAGACAGGAGAGAGCATTCCACAGCAG CAGCCTGCCGAAGGCTCACAGACCTCCCTGTCTCTGCAGGAGTGCTTGAGGCTGCTGGAGGCCACATTCCCATTCGGAGAAGATCCAGAG TTTCCCGCCCCATCTGTGGAACCCGAAGTGGCAGCCACCGGTGCAGAAGCTCCGTCCACGTCACAGGGCCTGGTGCCTCAGCTGGACCTGGAGCAGCAGTGGCAGGACATCATGGCCATCATGGAGCTGCAA GCCATGGATATGAACAACAGCGACGCAGGGTGCGGCGTTGACATTAGCAGGATGTTGGCATCCGACTTCGGACTGGTCCCGCCCGTGGAACCGATCCACCAGGATGTAAGCCTCCACCAGGCTTCGCTGGCCGGCTGCAGCCAGGAGTTCCCTCCAGTTTTTCCCCCTCAACTGGACTCGGCCAGCGTTGTGCGATCGTCCTCCAGCAACTCCAGCCACGTCAACGCCACCTTTGGGACCACCAATCTCACTGGACTCTTTCTGCCCCCCCTTCTCAACGCCACCAGTGCTAATGTCACCGCCATGCCCATCCCAGTGGACCCGTTTGGCGGGCTTCTGGAGGAATCCATGCTGGACGAGATCAGCCTCCTGGACCTGGCCATGGAGGAGGGCTTCAGTCATGCTCAGGCCTCGCAGCTGCGGGACGAGCTGGACTCGGACTCAGGCCTATCCCTGGACTCCAGTCGTAGTCCGGCGTCCCCCAGCAGCTCGGAGacgtcctcctcctcatcctcgtcCACCTCCGCCACCTTCTCAGAGGAGGGCGCCGTTGGCTACAGCACCGCCACGTCCGACTCGGAAGAAGGAGCTGTGGGCGGATACCAGCCGGAATACAGCAAGCTGTGCCGCATGAGCTTCCAG GACAACTTCCACGGCCTCCCTCAGCTGGGAGGAAtcaaccacaaccacacctaCAACCTACCGCTTGGACCCCCCTTTACAGAGCACCCGGAGCTCCCCAAGAAGCAGAACCCCAAGAACGCCAAACTTCCTCCTCCTTCATCCGAGCTCCTGGACAAGCACTCGAGccgggacgagcggcgagcccGCTCCATGAAGATCCCGTTCTCCAACGACAAGATTGTCAACCTTCCTGTGGAGGAGTTCAACGAGCTCCTGGCCAAGCACCAGCTGAGCGAGGCCCAGTTAGCTTTGGTCCGAGACATCCGCCGGCGTGGCAAGAACAAAATGGCGGCGCAGAACTGCCGCAAACGCAAGCTGGACACCATCATCAACCTGGAGGAAGGCGTACACCAGCTAAGGCGTGACAAAGCCAGGCTACTCAAGGAGAAGATGGAGTTCCTGCGCTCTATCCGGCAAATGAAGCAGAAAATGCAGAGTCTGTGCCAGGAGGTTTTCGCCCAGGTCCGGGATGAGCAGGGCCGGCCCTACCCGCCCAGTCGGTACTCTCTCCAGTACGCCGCAGATGGGAGCGTTCTGGTGGTACCACGCGCTGAGCAGAACCGGCCCAGGCCGGACAAGAAGCCCAAGGACAAGAAGAAGTGA